One segment of Ipomoea triloba cultivar NCNSP0323 chromosome 12, ASM357664v1 DNA contains the following:
- the LOC115998294 gene encoding ABC transporter G family member 8 encodes MAETSSPSPSPPPQTPKTYTLTAASISYVKPTTFASAFHLLFKPCNAAAASPPSYILKDVSVTAHPSEILAVVGPSGAGKSTLLDILAARTSPSSGTLLLNASPLNTSSFRKLSAHVPQHDACLPLLTVSETFAFSARLLHPKSADVSGIVHALLEDLRLTHLEHTRLSHGLSGGERRRVSIGLSLLHDPAVLLLDEPTSGLDSKSAFHVMHTLRSIADTRHRTVILSIHQPSFKILSTIDKILLLSKGAVVHHGTLSSLEAFLLANGFTVPPQLNSLEYAMETLNKLPSSSSPESPQNDTVSETRKSEITIKYKSSRLQEIGVLYKRFWMIIYRTKQLLFTNTLQALGVGLVLGTIYINIGFDKAGMEKRLGLFAFTLTFLLSSTTETLPIFINERPILLRETSSGIYRLSSYIIANTLVFLPYLLAVAILYAVSVYFLVGLCATWQAFSFFVLVIWIIVLMANSFVLFLSAVAPNFIAGTSLVTALLAGFFLFSGYFISKDSLPRFWKFMHYFSMYKYALDALLINEYSCLVSRCLMWFDEEHTTCMYSGGDVLESRGLHEGERWRNIYVLIGFFVLYRLLCLLVLIRRVSSSKK; translated from the coding sequence ATGGCGGAAACCTCCTCTCCCTCCCCATCTCCGCCGCCTCAAACGCCCAAAACCTATACCCTCACCGCCGCCTCAATCTCCTACGTAAAACCCACCACCTTTGCCTCCGCCTTCCACCTCCTCTTCAAGCCATGcaacgccgccgccgcctcacCTCCGTCTTACATCTTAAAAGACGTTTCCGTGACAGCTCACCCTTCCGAAATCCTCGCCGTCGTGGGCCCCAGCGGCGCCGGAAAATCCACCTTGCTTGATATTCTCGCCGCCCGGACTTCCCCGTCCTCCGGCACCCTCCTCCTTAACGCCTCGCCGTTAAACACTTCCTCCTTCCGTAAGCTCTCCGCTCACGTCCCGCAACACGACGCGTGTCTGCCGTTACTAACCGTCTCCGAAACTTTCGCCTTCTCCGCCCGCCTCCTCCACCCGAAATCCGCCGACGTTTCCGGCATCGTCCACGCGCTCCTCGAGGATCTCAGACTAACGCACCTGGAACACACCCGACTCTCCCACGGCCTCTCCGGCGGAGAACGGCGGCGCGTGTCGATCGGCCTGAGCCTCCTCCACGATCCGGCCGTTTTGCTCCTCGACGAACCCACCTCCGGCCTCGACAGCAAGTCCGCCTTCCACGTCATGCACACGCTCCGCTCAATCGCCGACACGCGCCACCGCACTGTCATCCTCTCTATCCATCAACCCAGCTTCAAAATCCTCTCCACCATCGACAAAATCCTCTTGCTCTCAAAAGGCGCCGTCGTCCACCACGGCACGCTCTCATCCCTCGAAGCTTTCTTACTCGCCAATGGCTTCACTGTACCGCCTCAGCTCAACTCCTTAGAATACGCCATGGAaacactcaacaaactcccATCATCATCCTCTCCCGAATCCCCCCAAAACGACACCGTTTCAGAAACCAGAAAATCAGAAATTACGATCAAATACAAGAGTTCAAGGCTCCAGGAAATCGGAGTTCTATACAAGCGGTTTTGGATGATTATATACAGAACAAAACAGCTTTTATTCACGAACACATTACAAGCTTTAGGCGTCGGTTTGGTTTTAGGAACAATTTACATAAACATAGGATTCGATAAGGCGGGAATGGAAAAACGGTTAGGCCTTTTCGCGTTCACACTCACTTTCTTACTCTCTTCAACCACCGAAACGCTTCCAATCTTCATCAACGAACGTCCGATTCTTCTTCGAGAAACTTCTAGCGGAATCTACCGGTTATCCTCGTACATTATCGCCAACACTCTCGTATTCCTGCCGTATCTCCTCGCCGTGGCAATTTTATACGCCGTCTCCGTCTACTTCCTCGTCGGCCTCTGCGCCACGTGGCAGGCGTTCAGTTTCTTCGTTTTGGTGATTTGGATCATCGTTTTAATGGCGAACTCCTTCGTTTTATTCCTCAGCGCCGTCGCGCCGAATTTCATCGCCGGCACGTCGCTGGTGACGGCGCTGTTGGCCGGATTTTTTCTGTTCTCCGGCTACTTTATCTCGAAGGACAGCTTGCCGAGGTTCTGGAAGTTTATGCATTATTTCTCCATGTATAAGTACGCGCTGGACGCGCTGCTGATAAATGAGTATTCCTGCTTGGTTTCGAGGTGTTTAATGTGGTTTGACGAGGAGCATACGACGTGCATGTATAGCGGCGGGGATGTGCTGGAGAGTAGAGGGCTCCATGAAGGGGAAAGGTGGAGGAATATATATGTTCTGATTGGGTTCTTCGTTCTGTATAGATTGCTTTGCTTGTTGGTGTTGATTAGAAGGGTTTCGAGCTCCAAGAAGTGA
- the LOC115998675 gene encoding UDP-glycosyltransferase 88B1, protein MACSMEEAIVLYPSPQIGHLASMVELGRLILKHQPSCSVIIFIANFPFNTGSTSAYLSHVSATTSSIVFHHLPDVPFAPNWSSAFLEELAFEIPRLQNANVLQALKNIGLKSRIKAVVLDFFCNAAFEVSSLELGLPTYFFFTSGVSDLTLPLHFPTLDKMLPDNLKDHKAALEIPGIPPIYTSDLPETTRHRTDKVYRATMQLAVQMTEASGIIVNTFEALEPRAMKAITDGLCTPNAPTPTLYCVGPLVANSNIHGYNGSVNGSVRYDNECCLRWLDLQPSGSVVFLCFGSQGSFKDDQLKEMAVALENSGHRFLWVVRNRASERDLNAILPEGFLERTEERGLVVESWAPQGAILNHGSVGGFVTHCGWNSLLEALLAGVPMVAWPLYAEQRLNKAFMVEEMRVALPLAESEDRFVYAAELEKRVREMMESESKGGMVIRERVVAFRDAAKAAVKENGSSHIALAKLLQSWN, encoded by the coding sequence ATGGCTTGTAGCATGGAGGAAGCAATTGTGTTGTATCCTTCTCCACAAATAGGCCATTTGGCCTCCATGGTTGAGCTTGGAAGGTTAATCCTAAAGCATCAACCTTCCTGTTCAGTCATAATCTTCATCGCCAATTTCCCATTTAATACTGGCTCCACTTCGGCTTATCTCAGCCATGTCTCTGCCACGACCTCTTCCATCGTGTTCCACCACCTGCCCGACGTGCCTTTCGCTCCAAACTGGTCCTCTGCTTTCCTGGAAGAGCTTGCCTTCGAGATCCCCCGCCTGCAGAATGCTAATGTCCTCCAGGCTCTTAAGAACATCGGTTTGAAGTCGAGAATCAAAGCCGTGGTTCTTGATTTCTTCTGTAATGCTGCGTTTGAAGTCTCGAGTTTGGAACTTGGGCTTCCCACGTACTTCTTCTTCACGTCGGGAGTGTCTGATCTCACGTTGCCTCTCCATTTCCCGACTCTCGACAAAATGCTGCCTGATAACCTGAAGGATCACAAGGCTGCGCTCGAAATCCCGGGCATTCCTCCCATTTACACTTCAGACTTGCCAGAAACCACCCGCCACCGGACTGACAAAGTGTACCGAGCCACCATGCAGTTGGCAGTGCAGATGACAGAGGCTTCTGGGATCATAGTGAACACGTTTGAGGCGCTTGAGCCGAGAGCCATGAAAGCTATAACTGATGGTCTGTGCACCCCGAATGCTCCAACCCCGACTCTTTACTGCGTCGGGCCATTGGTTGCCAATTCCAATATTCATGGCTACAACGGGAGTGTCAATGGCAGCGTGCGTTATGACAACGAGTGCTGTTTGAGGTGGCTGGACTTGCAGCCCAGCGGGAGCGTTGTGTTTCTCTGCTTTGGAAGCCAGGGGAGCTTCAAGGACGACCAGCTAAAAGAAATGGCGGTGGCACTAGAAAACAGCGGGCATAGGTTCTTGTGGGTGGTGCGGAATAGGGCGAGCGAACGGGACTTGAACGCGATACTCCCGGAAGGTTTCTTGGAGAGAACGGAAGAGAGGGGACTCGTGGTGGAGTCGTGGGCCCCCCAAGGGGCCATATTGAACCACGGTTCCGTGGGGGGTTTCGTGACTCACTGCGGATGGAACTCATTGCTGGAGGCCTTGCTGGCCGGGGTGCCAATGGTGGCGTGGCCGCTGTACGCCGAGCAGCGGCTGAACAAGGCGTTCATGGTGGAGGAAATGCGGGTGGCGTTGCCACTCGCGGAGTCAGAGGATCGATTCGTGTATGCAGCGGAGCTGGAGAAGCGGGTGAGGGAGATGATGGAGTCAGAGTCGAAGGGCGGAATGGTGATCAGAGAACGCGTTGTGGCATTCAGGGATGCTGCTAAGGCAGCAGTGAAGGAGAATGGGAGTTCTCATATTGCTTTGGCAAAGCTTCTTCAGTcctggaattaa
- the LOC115998101 gene encoding reticulon-like protein B5 gives MADHAGEHDSVVESVMDKITEKFHGHDSSSDSDDEKHKESPVEAVKAKIYRLFGREKPVHKVLGGGKPADIFLWRDKKVSAGVLGFATAIWVFFELLEYHLLTLVCHVLILALAISFLMSNASTFIKKSPLHIPEVCIPEDIVLGVASALRIEINTALANLRDIACGKDLKKFLGIIAGLWLFSILGNLCNFLTLFYISFVLLHTVPLLYEKYEDQVDAFAEKAEAEIKKQYAVFNEKVLSKIPKGPLKDKKFA, from the exons ATGGCCGATCACGCCGGCGAGCACGATTCAGTTGTTGAATCGGTGATGGATAAGATCACTGAAAAGTTCCACGGCCACGATTCGTCGTCGGATTCGGATGACGAGAAGCACAAGGAGTCTCCCGTTGAAGCCGTCAAGGCTAAGATCTACCGTCTTTTCGGGCGTGAGAAGCCAGTGCACAAGGTCCTGGGCGGTGGAAAAC CTGCTGATATTTTCCTCTGGAGGGACAAGAAGGTTTCTGCTGGTGTGCTTGGTTTTGCAACTGCTATCTGGGTGTTTTTTGAATTGCTGGAATATCACTTGCTTACACTAGTATGCCATGTATTGATTCTTGCTCTAGCAATCTCTTTCTTGATGTCAAATGCATCGACTTTCATTAAAAA GTCTCCGCTTCATATCCCAGAAGTCTGCATTCCTGAGGATATTGTCCTTGGTGTGGCTTCTGCACTTAGGATTGAAATCAATACAGCTTTAGCTAACCTTCGAGACATTGCATGCGGGAAAGACTTGAAGAAGTTCCTTGGA ATTATTGCTGGCTTGTGGTTGTTCTCAATCTTGGGGAATCTCTGCAACTTCCTTACATTGTTTTACATAA GCTTTGTGTTGCTTCACACTGTCCCCCTCCTGTATGAGAAATATGAGGATCAGGTCGATGCTTTTGCTGAGAAGGCTGAGGCAGAGATCAAGAAGCAATATGCAGTGTTCAATGAGAAGGTTCTCAGTAAAATTCCCAAAGGCCCCCTGAAAGACAAAAAGTTTGCTTAG
- the LOC115998666 gene encoding probable membrane-associated kinase regulator 2, with protein sequence MDAFNLLKFWRSNGGGDGVSDDADGRNPALETDEESDEESFFDLVLNGADYSCKDENEKPKTVEVMRKGETSLSFPESPKDVFLKGNAFSVDSCSKPQSPISLLRTAPKFRVFFLGFKKSKVEKSESDGGSDSSPKHPLQKTAQNEQSKRFAAVNCKVEDVEVVASLPTRENSLRSKLQMEKFDDFSLDEPSKRFPKNAVPKYLKLIKPLYSKASKCNPSDKLSVTSPLSPATETLPRRLSEERPGSRTAGFSTVRKHLVKSRSASAGISSPPARRRDDSLLEQQDGIRSAILHCKTSYNSTTRGSSLLSRSVSEPHPQKSTDPQRSSYEDAKRCSI encoded by the exons ATGGATGCTTTTAACTTGCTTAAATTTTGGCGGAGTAACGGCGGTGGAGACGGCGTCTCCGATGACGCAGACGGGCGGAATCCGGCGTTGGAAACGGACGAGGAGTCGGATGAGGAGTCGTTTTTTGATTTGGTGTTGAACGGAGCTGATTACAGCTGTAAGGACGAGAACGAGAAGCCTAAGACGGTGGAGGTGATGAGGAAAGGTGAGACGAGTTTGAGCTTTCCGGAGTCGCCGAAAGATGTGTTTCTGAAAGGGAATGCGTTTTCGGTTGATTCGTGTTCGAAGCCGCAGTCTCCGATTTCGCTGCTTAGAACCGCTCCGAAGTTCCGAGTGTTCTTCTTAGGGTTTAAGAAGTCGAAGGTGGAGAAATCGGAGAGCGACGGCGGTTCTGATTCGAGTCCGAAGCATCCGCTGCAGAAGACGGCGCAGAATGAGCAGAGCAAGCGGTTTGCGGCGGTGAACTGTAAAGTCGAAGACGTTGAAGTCGTTGCCTCGTTGCCGACCAGAGAGAACAGCTTGAGAAGCAAGCTGCAAATGGAGAAGTTTGACGATTTCTCGCTTGATGAACCGTCTAAACGGTTTCCGAAAAATGCGGTGCCAAAATACTTGAAACTCATCAAGCCTCTGTACTCTAAAGCTTCCAAATGCAATCCTTCCGATAAGCTTTCCGTCACATCTCCATTGTCTCCGGCCACGGAGACATTGCCGAGAAGGCTATCGGAGGAGAGACCAGGGAGCAGGACCGCTGGTTTCAGTACCGTGCGCAAACACCTAGTAAAGAGTCGCTCAGCTTCCGCCGGAATTTCCTCGCCGCCGGCGAGGAGAAGGGACGATTCTCTACTGGAACAGCAAGATGGAATCCGAAGCGCCATTCTTCATTGCAAGACATCGTACAATTCAACTACTAGAG GGAGTTCATTATTGTCCCGATCTGTAAGCGAACCGCATCCCCAGAAATCTACGGATCCGCAGAGAAGCTCATACGAGGACGCAAAGCGATGCAGCATTTGA